In one window of Candidatus Zixiibacteriota bacterium DNA:
- the ltaE gene encoding low-specificity L-threonine aldolase produces MEQRRLIDLRSDTVTRPSKEMRKAIAEAEVGDDVFGDDPTVIKLEEMVAFLLGKQKALFVPSGTMGNQVCLRSLTSPGDEVILEVNSHIYNYEVGAPAALSGLQLHPIKGERGIMKAEQILEEIRPDNIHHPPTALIVIENTHNRAGGTIYSLEVIQKINEVARKCSVKMHLDGARLWNASVATGIPLNMYASYFDSVSVCLSKGLGAPIGSVVAGSTEFIKKARKNRKMFGGGMRQVGIIAAAGIYAIEHNINRLAEDHKNARLLAEGLSKIKEIYIDMETVQTNMVILEIKEEGKDAEWLVERLKENGILSIPFGKRKMRLVTHLDVNTEDIHQTIEVFKRVFEG; encoded by the coding sequence ATGGAACAAAGAAGATTGATTGATTTAAGGAGCGATACTGTTACCCGCCCCTCTAAGGAAATGCGAAAAGCCATTGCCGAGGCTGAGGTGGGGGATGACGTTTTCGGGGATGACCCGACTGTCATAAAATTGGAAGAGATGGTGGCTTTCCTTTTGGGAAAGCAGAAAGCGCTTTTCGTCCCTTCCGGGACTATGGGCAACCAGGTCTGCTTAAGGTCTTTGACCAGTCCGGGGGATGAGGTCATCCTTGAGGTAAACTCGCACATTTACAACTATGAAGTCGGTGCGCCTGCGGCTTTGTCCGGGCTTCAGCTTCATCCCATAAAGGGTGAAAGAGGGATTATGAAGGCTGAGCAGATTCTGGAAGAGATCAGGCCTGATAACATTCATCATCCGCCGACTGCACTCATAGTCATCGAAAATACTCATAACCGGGCAGGAGGAACGATTTACTCTCTTGAGGTAATCCAGAAAATCAATGAGGTGGCACGAAAGTGTAGCGTGAAGATGCATCTGGATGGTGCCAGGCTGTGGAACGCTTCTGTTGCCACCGGGATTCCCCTGAATATGTATGCCAGCTATTTCGATTCGGTTTCCGTGTGCTTATCAAAGGGCTTAGGAGCGCCAATTGGCTCAGTTGTTGCAGGGAGCACAGAGTTTATCAAAAAAGCACGCAAGAACAGAAAGATGTTCGGAGGGGGGATGAGGCAGGTGGGGATTATTGCAGCGGCAGGTATATATGCGATTGAGCATAATATTAATCGTCTGGCAGAAGACCATAAGAATGCCCGGCTTTTGGCTGAGGGGTTATCGAAGATAAAAGAGATTTATATCGATATGGAGACTGTGCAGACTAATATGGTTATTTTAGAGATTAAGGAAGAAGGGAAGGATGCAGAGTGGTTGGTGGAAAGACTAAAGGAAAACGGGATTCTTAGTATTCCTTTCGGGAAAAGAAAAATGAGGCTGGTGACGCATCTGGATGTGAACACGGAGGATATTCATCAGACGATTGAGGTTTTTAAAAGGGTGTTTGAGGGATAG
- a CDS encoding GatB/YqeY domain-containing protein, producing the protein MSLKERIDQDMRMAQKSGEKLKLSLTRLLKSDIRYKEIDKGKELSDEEVLEVLTSAAKKHRDSIEQFRKGGREDLVKQEEDELKLILGYMPEQLNAEELGKLVEEAITEVGAEGEKDMGKVMKVLMPKVKGKADGKAVSLLVSSRLKSAQRESTPDDPS; encoded by the coding sequence ATGAGTCTCAAGGAAAGAATCGATCAGGATATGAGAATGGCGCAGAAGTCGGGTGAGAAATTGAAGTTGAGTCTCACCCGTCTTCTTAAATCTGACATCCGCTACAAGGAGATCGATAAAGGTAAAGAGCTTTCAGACGAGGAAGTGCTCGAAGTTCTAACCTCCGCCGCAAAAAAACACCGGGATTCGATCGAGCAGTTTAGAAAAGGCGGGCGGGAGGATTTAGTTAAACAAGAAGAAGATGAGCTGAAGCTGATTTTGGGTTATATGCCTGAACAACTCAACGCCGAGGAGTTAGGGAAATTAGTCGAGGAGGCTATAACCGAGGTCGGCGCAGAGGGCGAAAAAGACATGGGCAAGGTGATGAAGGTTCTGATGCCCAAAGTAAAGGGTAAAGCCGATGGTAAGGCAGTCAGCCTTTTAGTTTCCTCCAGGCTCAAATCTGCTCAAAGAGAATCTACCCCGGATGATCCTTCATAG
- the rpsU gene encoding 30S ribosomal protein S21 has product MTVVKIREDESFEKALRRFTKSCERSGILADIRKHQHFEKPSEKRKRKMAAARRKSRRRFYEESF; this is encoded by the coding sequence ATGACCGTTGTCAAAATCCGAGAGGATGAGAGTTTCGAGAAAGCCCTGCGGCGTTTTACGAAATCCTGCGAAAGGTCCGGTATCTTAGCCGATATCAGAAAACATCAGCATTTCGAGAAACCGTCTGAAAAACGGAAAAGAAAAATGGCTGCTGCCCGGAGAAAAAGCCGTCGCAGATTTTACGAAGAATCATTCTAA